Below is a window of Clostridia bacterium DNA.
GGCGGCCAGATAGACGAGCTCGAGGCCGCCCTGTCGGAAAAGGACCTTACCCGCGCGTTCGAAGCCGCGCACGCGCTGAAGGGCGTTTGCGGCAACCTTTCGCTGACTCCGCTTTTCAAGCCCGTCAGCGAGATGACCGAGCTGCTCCGCGCCGGAACGGATACGGATTACTCCGCGCTTCTCGCGGAAGCGAAAACGCAGTGGGCGCGGCTTAACGAGCTGGCCGGATAAAGAGCGCTTTCCGCCGCTTCCGCTTTGTCATTTTGCCGAATAAAAGCCGCGTACCCGAGGCAAATTCGGTCACAATCACAGTTTTGCCGATTTGTGTCAAAAATGATAAAAATGGGTTGCATTTCCGCGCGTTTTGATTTATAATATTGACATACAAGACGAAGGAGTGAGGGCGTATGAAAACGGTGTATATCCTCTGCGGAAAAAGCTTTTTCAGCGAGCCTTCGCGCCTTTCTGCGTCCTTATAGCGTCTTGCTGCGCCCGTATCTTCGCGGGCGCGTTTTTGTTTGAAAAATCCGCGTTCTGACAAAGAACGCAAAACGGCTTTTCGCTCCGGAAGGGAAGCGGATCGCGCAAACGGAGATGTATATATGCGCCTGCTCGAGGAACGTATAAAAAAAGACGGCGTCGTGAAGGGGAAGGACGTGCTCAAGGTCGACAGCTTCCTCAACCATCAGATCGATCCGATGCTCACCGACGCCATGGGCAGGGAGTTCTACCGCCTTTTCAGGAACGAAAACGTCGACAAGCTCCTCACTATAGAGGCGTCCGGCATCGCGGTCGCCGTTATGACGGCGAGGTATTTCGGCAAGCCGCTCGTCTTCGCGAAAAAGTCGCGCACGTCCAATATGGCGGACGGTGTCTGGACGGCGAAAGCGTTTTCGTTCACGCACGGAGTCGAGAACACCGTCATGGTTTCGAAGCAGTATCTCAGTGAAGGCGAACGCGTCCTGCTGATCGACGATTTCCTCGCCAACGGCTGCGCTCTCCGCGCTCTGCGCGATATCGTCATGCAGGCGGGAGCGATCCCCGTCGGAGCGGGCGTCGTCATCGAGAAGGCGTTCCAGCCCGGCGGCGACGGACTTCGCAAAGAGGGGCTGCGCGTCGAATCGCTCGCGCGGATAAGCTCGATGAGCGAGGAGAACGGCGTCGAGTTCTGCTGACGCTGCGTCTTCAATATTAGTAAAACCGAATAAAACAACAGAAAATATCAACCGCTTATATATCCTTTGAGATATGGTCAAAAAGTTTCTACCGGGCTGCCGTAAATTGCCCGACTATAAGCAGGATCTTCTTGTCTTTGCTTTCAGTACGGGAACGGCTCGGTTCCCGTACTTTTTTTCGTGGCAGGCGCCGCGCTTCACACGGTATTCAATCCGGAGGGATATGAATAAATAAACAAAAACAACAAGAAAGAGGAGAAAAACCATGAAAAGAACTCTCAGCATCATTCTTGCCATCGTCTTCGCTCTGTCCTGCTGCTTCGCTCTCGCGGCCTGCGGCAAGGAATCCGAAGGCACCGGTTCCGGCGACAACGGCGACGCCGCGGCCCTGAAGATCGGCGCCATCCTCGTCGGCGACGAGACCGAAGGCTACACCAAGGCTCACATGGACGGCATAAAGGCCGCCGCCAAGGAGCTCGGCATCGCGGACGACCAGATCATCTGGAAGTACAAGATCGAAGAGACCGACGCCGTTACCGAAGCCGGCAAGCAGCTCATCAACGACGGATGCACCTACATCTTCTCCAACTCTTACGGTCATCAGGACTATATGCTCGGCCTCGCGAAGGAGAACAGCGATATCCACTTCGTCTCCATGACGGGCGACACCGCCGACAAGAACGGACTTGACAACTTCAGCAACGCGTTCACCCGCGTTTATGAATCCCGCTACGTCTCCGGCGTGGTCGCCGGCCTCAAGCTCCAGGAGCTCATCGACGCCGGCAAGATCGCCGATAAGAACAAGGACGGCGACAACATCCGCATCGGCTACGTCGGCGCTTATCCCTACGCTGAAGTCGTTTCCGGTTACACCGCTTTCTATCTCGGCATAAAGTCCATAGTTCCGAACATCGTTATGGACGTTCAGTACACCTCCAGCTGGTTCGATTTCGATAAAGAGAAGGCCGCCGCCGAGCTGCTCATGAGCAGAGGCTGCGTCATCATCGGCCAGCACGCCGACTCCGCCGGCGCGCCCACCGCTGTCCAGGAAGCCTTCAAGAAGGGCGAAGTCGCCTACTCCGTCGGCTACAACGTCTCCATGCTCGACGCCGCTCCGGACGCCGCTCTTACCTCCGCCTCCAACAACTGGAAGGTTTACTACAAGTTCGCTTTCGAGAAGGCCCTGAAGGGCGAGAACATCCCCACCAACTGGGCCGAAGGCTACGACAAGGACGCCGTTGAGATCACCGAGCTCGGCAAGTCCGTCGCCGAAGGCACTCAGGCCAAGGTCGACGAGACCATCGCCAAGATCAAGTCCGGCGAACTCAAGGTTTTCGACACCAAGACCTTCACGGTCGGCGGCAAGGAAGTTACCGAAGCTTTCGCCACCGATACCGACGGCGACTGGGTCAACGATAAGGACAACGTCGTTTACGACGGCTATTATCACGAGTCCGACGTCCGCAGCGCGCCTGCGTTCAATCTCCGCATAGACGGAATCACCGAACTCAACCCCGAAGGCTGATACTGCGAATGATCAAGGGAAGCCGCCGTCCCGGCGGCTTCCCTCCTTTACTGCTGATATACCCCGGAGGAACAAATGAACGAAAAACGCACACCGGTCATCCAGTTAAAAGGGATAACAAAGCGTTTCGGAACCAAAGTGCTTGCCAACGACAACATCACTATGGACGTCCTTGACGGCGAAGTCCTTGCGCTCCTCGGCGAGAACGGGAGCGGAAAGACCACGCTGCTCAATATGCTGTCGGGTATCTACTATCCCGACTCCGGCGAGATCTACGTCAGGGGCAAACACGTTTCGATCAAGAGTCCGCACGACGCGTTCCTGCTCGGTATCTGTATGATACACCAGCACTTCAAGCTCGTCGACGTTTTCACGGCGACGGAGAACGTCCTGCTCGGACTGAAAGAAAAAGGCCGCCTCGATCTGAAGGCGGCGGCGAACCGTATCCGCGAGATATGCGGCGAATACGGCTTCGAAGTGGACCCCGATCAGAAGGTCTACGACATGACCGTCTCGCAGAAGCAGACGCTCGAGATAGTCAAGGCGCTTTACAGAGGCGCCGACATACTCATTCTTGACGAGCCCACCGCGGTCCTCACGCCGCAGGAGACCGAAAAGCTGTTCTCGGTCATCCGCAATATGCAGGCGGCCGGCAAGACCATAATCATAATCACACATAAGCTTCAGGAAGTCCTCGCCATTTCCGACAGGGTAGCGATCCTTCGCAAAGGCGAATACATAGATACGGTCAAAACGTCCGAGACCTCGGTCGCCGAGCTTACCGAAAAGATGGTCGGCAAAAAGGTCGAGCTCAACATCGCCCGTCCCGAAGTCAAGGACCGCGAGCTGCGTCTCAAGGTGTCCGGACTGTCCTGCAAAAACGCCGAAAACGTCGACGTGCTGAAGGACGTTTCGTTCGAGGCGTACTCGGGCGAGATACTCGGCATTGCCGGCATCTCCGGCTGCGGACAGAAGGAGCTTCTCGAATCAATAGCCGGACTCCAGAAGATCGAGCCCGGAGCCGAGATAACCTATACCTATCCCACGGGAGAAACGGAAACGCTCATCGGCAAGACCCCCAAGCAGATACGCAAAATGGGCGTATCGCTCTCCTTCG
It encodes the following:
- a CDS encoding Hpt domain-containing protein; this translates as MITVDKLREWGAAVDEGLARCMNNESFYLMLVGKSLEGGQIDELEAALSEKDLTRAFEAAHALKGVCGNLSLTPLFKPVSEMTELLRAGTDTDYSALLAEAKTQWARLNELAG
- a CDS encoding xanthine phosphoribosyltransferase, which translates into the protein MRLLEERIKKDGVVKGKDVLKVDSFLNHQIDPMLTDAMGREFYRLFRNENVDKLLTIEASGIAVAVMTARYFGKPLVFAKKSRTSNMADGVWTAKAFSFTHGVENTVMVSKQYLSEGERVLLIDDFLANGCALRALRDIVMQAGAIPVGAGVVIEKAFQPGGDGLRKEGLRVESLARISSMSEENGVEFC
- a CDS encoding BMP family ABC transporter substrate-binding protein, with translation MKRTLSIILAIVFALSCCFALAACGKESEGTGSGDNGDAAALKIGAILVGDETEGYTKAHMDGIKAAAKELGIADDQIIWKYKIEETDAVTEAGKQLINDGCTYIFSNSYGHQDYMLGLAKENSDIHFVSMTGDTADKNGLDNFSNAFTRVYESRYVSGVVAGLKLQELIDAGKIADKNKDGDNIRIGYVGAYPYAEVVSGYTAFYLGIKSIVPNIVMDVQYTSSWFDFDKEKAAAELLMSRGCVIIGQHADSAGAPTAVQEAFKKGEVAYSVGYNVSMLDAAPDAALTSASNNWKVYYKFAFEKALKGENIPTNWAEGYDKDAVEITELGKSVAEGTQAKVDETIAKIKSGELKVFDTKTFTVGGKEVTEAFATDTDGDWVNDKDNVVYDGYYHESDVRSAPAFNLRIDGITELNPEG
- a CDS encoding ABC transporter ATP-binding protein, translating into MNEKRTPVIQLKGITKRFGTKVLANDNITMDVLDGEVLALLGENGSGKTTLLNMLSGIYYPDSGEIYVRGKHVSIKSPHDAFLLGICMIHQHFKLVDVFTATENVLLGLKEKGRLDLKAAANRIREICGEYGFEVDPDQKVYDMTVSQKQTLEIVKALYRGADILILDEPTAVLTPQETEKLFSVIRNMQAAGKTIIIITHKLQEVLAISDRVAILRKGEYIDTVKTSETSVAELTEKMVGKKVELNIARPEVKDRELRLKVSGLSCKNAENVDVLKDVSFEAYSGEILGIAGISGCGQKELLESIAGLQKIEPGAEITYTYPTGETETLIGKTPKQIRKMGVSLSFVPEDRLGMGLVGGMGMTENMLLKDYNRGASPLTDKKPSKELAERIREDLGVVTPSISTPVRMLSGGNVQKVLVGRELASAPTVLMTAYAVRGLDINTSYVIYDLLNEQKQKGVAVIFVGEELDVLLALSDRILVLCGGRISGVLDARATTKEEVGYLMTNLPEAAEGGKADDDKE